In Carboxydothermus pertinax, the sequence CAAAAAAGTGCGCCCGTAGCTCAGGTGGATAGAGCAGCGGTTTCCTAAACCGCGTGTCGGTGGTTCGAGTCCTCCCGGGCGCACCATGTTATTTTAGGTGATTATACTATGGACCACGAAAAATTTATGGCTGAAGCTTTAAAGGAAGCAGAGAAAGCGGCACTCCAGGGGGAAGTCCCGGTGGGTGCCGTTGTGGTTTTAAAGGGTGAAATCATTGGCCGGGGGTATAATTTGCGGGAAACTTTGGCCGACCCTACGGCCCATGCGGAAATTATTGCCCTAAAAGAAGCTGCCCGGAGTTTAAAAAACTGGCAGTTAAAAGACTGCACGTTATATGTCACCATAGAGCCCTGCCCGATGTGCGCCGGAGCTATTTATCAGGCCCGGATCAAAACCCTGGTATACGGAGCTCCTGACCTAAAAGCGGGAGCGGTAGATACCTTATTTGATTTAGTGCGCAATCCGCGTTTAAACCACCGGGTAGAGGTGATATCCGGGGTACTTGCGGCTGAGGCGAGTAAAATAATAACAGATTTTTTCAGGGAAAAAAGGAACAGAGGAAAATTTTAATTATTGTCCACCAGGTAAAATTATGCTAAAATAACTAAGCATAAAAAGTGCGGAGAGATGGCCGAGTGGTCGAAGGCGCTCGACTCGAAATCGAGTAGGCGGGCCAAAACCCGCCTCGTGGGTTCAAATCCCACTCTCTCCGCCAGTTTTCATTAGTACAAGCTTGGAAGATAATGCCAGCAAACGCAAAAATTCAACTATAAACTGCCGAATCGAGTATGGTAAATTTAAATTAAAATAGCTTACTCGATTTAATTTATTTAAGGAGAAATGGCATTATAATGTTTAATTATCAAAAGAAGCTTTATGTATTGTTGGTGTTTATTTTTTTGGTTTTTAATTTAACCTTTTCTCTTGGAGCTGAAAAAACGGCCGAACCTTCAGCAGTACCAATTTTAATGTATCATATTATTGGTAAGCCTTCCGGTTCATGGCCTGAACTTTATGTACAGCCCGAGGTTTTTTTAAAACAGTTAGACTGGCTAAAAGCTAATGGTTATCATACCGTAAGTTTGAAAGATGTTTACGACTACTGGTATGAAAATAAACCGTTGCCCAGTAAGCCTATTGTCTTAACCTTTGATGATGGCAATATTAGTGCTTATAATATTGTATTGCCAGCCTTAAAAGAGCGGGGAATGAGAGCTACCTTTTTTATCATTACCGGAAGTTTTCAGAAGCCGACGGCTGTAAAACCGGAAATGGTTAAACAATTGTATGCGGCCGGGATGGAAATAGGCTCACATACCGTAAACCATCTGGATTTAACAAAAATTTCGAGGAAGCAACTTGCTTATGAATTAAAGCAGTCAAAATTAACTTTAGAAAAGCTTCTTAATGCACCGGTTGAATTTTTTTGCTATCCTTCTGGAAGAGTAAATACCCAGGTGGAACAGGAAGTTCGCAAGTACTACTTAGGTGCTGTTACAACCAGGTACGGAAAAGCTTCAAAAAGTCAAAATCCTTATTTGTGGAAAAGAATAAGGATAAATGGGAGTGATGGCTTAGCCGGATTTATTACTAAAATCCGTGGTAATTAATCCTGCCCCCTTGTCAGTGGGGTAAAATAATTGTATAATATCATCTGCATGGAATTAAATATTTAATTTTGTGTTCAAGCACGCGGAGAGGTGGCTGAGTGGTTGAAGGCGCTCGCCTGGAGAGCGAGTAGACGGGTCAATCCCTGTCTCGCGGGTTCAAATCCCGCCCTCTCCGCCATTAATTTATAATTTAAAAGGAATTGTTAAAATTTGCCGTGCTAGGCGGGGAGGTAGCGGTGCCCTGTACCCGCAATCCGCTATAGCGGGGCTGAAGGCTGCCCGAGGGTTTACCTTGTGAGGTCTGGCCCTGGCAAGTAGCAATGAGATTTGGGTCTTGCGCAGCGGAGATTCCCGAACCGTGTCAGGTCCGGAAGGAAGCAGCACTAAGGGAAACAACTCCGGGTGCCGCAAGGGTGCCTGAATCGAGTTAACTACCGGGGTAACGCTCGTACGATAAACTCGACGGCAGAGGCACGGCATTAAATTTTTGGGAGGTATCCGGAAAATGGTACCTCCTTTTTAATTTAGGGCTTTAAGGCTATTTTTTTTCCCTAAAAAATATTAAAATATATATAAAATGGTGAGTAGGGTTTAAATGCTATTTTCTAACCCTTCTGGGGGTTTTCCGGTAATAATGTAAATATTCAGGATGGGATAATAATCCATGCTTTAGCGGAGACGGAAGTTAAAACATAAATAAGCTAGAGGTGGAAAAACTTTGCTTTCCCAATATCTTATTTTATGGTCGAGTCCCTGGATTATCCTGGTAAACTTTTTTCTTGCCCTCTACATAGGGTTGGGGATTCGCAATAAAAAAGGTTTCTTAGCAGGTTTAGTTGCAACCACCCTTTTATTTATAACTTTTCCCCTAGGAATAATAGTTTATATCGTTTTTATGCGCCCCAAACTTAAATGAATTCTTTAACCCTTTCAGTAATTAAAACATTACCGTTTTGTTCAATTAAGTTTTCAATTTTGCCGAAAACCTTTTCTAAATCGTCTTTTTTTAAAGAAACTGCGGCTAAAGCCAAAGTTGACCTCTGCCAGAGGTTTTGGTTTCCTACTTCAGCGATGGAAACGTTATAATGGTACTTTATTTTTTCGGTAATGCTTTTTAAGACCATCCGCTTTTCTTTTAGTGATTGGGATTGGGGGATATAAAGCTCTAAAGTAAGTACACCTATAATCATATATTCGTAGCTTTCTCCTTTTTATCTTAATTGGCTTATATATTAATATTATTATATTTTAAAGACGATGGATCTAACCAGATTAAAATTTCCGGGTGAAAGATTATGTATCTTGCGTTGTACCGCAAATGGCGGCCAAAAAACTTTTTCGAGATTGTAGGACAGGAAACCATTGTTAAAATCTTAAAAAATGCTGTAGCTACTTCCCAGGTGGCTCATGCTTACCTTTTCTCCGGTCCCCGGGGAACGGGTAAGACTACAACCGCTAAAGTGCTTGCTAAAGCGGTTAACTGCGAACACCCTATAAACGGAGAGCCGTGTAACGAATGCCCTTCGTGTACTGGGATAAACAACCAAAGCCTTTTAAATGTCTTTGAAATAGACGCAGCTTCCAACCGCGGGATTGATGAAATCCGGGAGCTTCGGGAATCCATTAAACTGGTTCCGGCCCAGGGTAAATATAAAGTATACATCATTGACGAAGTACATATGCTGACTAATGAAGCGTTTAATGCTCTCTTAAAAACCTTAGAAGAGCCGCCGGAGCATGTAATTTTTATTCTAGCGACCACTGAATTTAACAAAGTACCGGTTACCATAGTTTCCCGCTGTCAACGGTTTGATTTTAAAAGAATAAGTACCAATACCATTTGGGAGCATTTAAAGAACATTGCAGAAAAAGAAAAAATACAATACGAGCCGGAAGCCCTGCACTTAATTGCCCAGGCATCCGAAGGGGGGCTTAGGGATGCTTTAAGCTTGATGGATCAGGTACTGGTTTTTAACCCCCAAGTAACCGTTGAAGATACTTTAAAAGTCCTGGGCTTTGTAGGTTGGCAGAAAATTTTACAGCTAATTTCTGCCCTGCGGGAAAATGATACGGCTAAAATTATTAATGAAGTGGCGGAAGTAGTTGACCGAGGACTTGACGTAAAACTTTTTATTCAGCAACTTTTACAGTATGTGCGTTATTTAAATTTAATAAAAGCAGGTTTAAATATCGAAGAGCTTATGCCTGATGTAATTGAAGAATTAAAAGGAGAAGCGGATAAGTGGGACGGTGATAAACTATTTTTCCTGTGGGAAGAAATAGCCCGCCTTGAACGGGAAATACGCCAGGCAAGTTTTCCAAGAATTTGGGCGGAGGTAGGATTATTAAAAGCGGCAAGAAATGCTGGGATGGACTTTGTTACACCAACTCCAGCAAAAGAGGTCCAGACCCCCAGGGTAACAACAATTTCAAAACCGCAACCCGAAGGGAAAAAAGCCAAAGAAGAAAAAAGTATTGCTACTAATGTAGTAAATCTCTCCCAAACCCCGGAGTGGCAAGAAGTGCTATTAAAAACCAGGGAAATTTCTCCGCCTCTAGCCATAAATTTAAGTAAAGGTACTCCCTTTAAAACCAGTGATGGTTTGAAAATAGTTTTTCTAGATGAAGAGCCTTTAAACTGGATTCTTCACTATAAAAAAGGTTCCCAGGTAAAAGCGATTATTAAAGAAGTGTTTAAAGGGTCCTTGGGGGAAGAACTAAAAATTACCTTTAACGTTAAAAGCCTTACTTCAGCGGGTAAGGCCGATGAACCAAAAGCTCTTAGGAAGGCAAAGGAGCTTTTTGGTGAAGATAAAGTGGTTATAATTAACAAAGAGGAGGAATAAAAAATGTTTGGCAACATGGGAAATATGCAAAAAATGTTAAAGCAAGTACAAAAAATGCAGCAGGATATGGCAAAACTTCAGGAAGAACTAAGTGAAAGAACGGTGGAAGCTACTTCTGGTGGTGGCATGGTAAAAGCGGTGGTGAACGGCAAGCAGGAATTAATATCATTAGCCATTAATCCAGAGGCGGTGGATCCGGAAGATGTGGAAATGCTGTCTGATATGATTATGGCTGCAGTTAATGAAGCCTTGAGAAAATCCAAAGAAATGGTTGCCGAAGAAATGGGTAAGATTACCGGAGGACTTAATTTAAATCTTCCTGGATTATTTTAAGGAGGAAGTATAAGTTGTATTTTGCAGAACCGGTGGCCAAATTAATAGAACAGTTATCCAAGCTTCCGGGAATTGGTCCTAAAACTGCCCAAAAGCTTGCCTTGCATCTTTTGGAAACCCCTGAGGAAGAAGCAGAGGCTTTGGCTACTGCTATTTTAACTGCCCGAAAAAATACCAGATATTGTTCTACTTGCTTTAACCTAACCGATACCGACCCCTGTGCTATTTGCCAAAATCCTTCCCGTAACCGGAAGCTTTTAATGGTAGTGGAAGAGCCAAGGGATGTAGCGGTAATAGAGAAGACTGGCAGTTTTAACGGCATATACCATGTGCTGCACGGAGCTCTGTCTCCCATCAAGGGAATAGGGCCAGAAGATTTAAAGGTGAGGGAATTATTAATTAGGCTTTCTAAAGAACCGGTGGATGAAATAATTCTTGCTACTAATCCAACCATTGAAGGTGAAGCGACGGCGATGTATTTGGCTTCGCTATTAAAGCCTTTAAACTTTAAGGTAACAAGGATTGCCCACGGTTTGCCGGTGGGAAGCGACATTGAATATGCGGACGAACTAACCCTTCGAAAAGCCTTAGAAGGCCGAAGAATTTTGGAATAACTTGTCCCTGGTTTGCATAATTATTACCGGAGGGATGTCCGGTGCGGCTACTGGGGATGGTGTTTAGGAAAATATTTTTTTGGATGGTTTTAGGGTTTATCTTTTTAGGGATATTTAATTTAATAGGTAAAAAGTTTAGCTGGCATCTCGCGGTAAACCCGGTAACTGTATTTATTGCAGGAATCCTGGATTTACCGGGGATACTATTACTGGCGGCCTTGCGTTATATCGCTTTTGTTCTTTAAAGTATACACATAAAAAGGGGCTCTTTAGCCCCTTTTTTTCTTGACACATTTGTACCTAGCTGCTATTATAAATTGGGTTTTCAAGGAGGTGGCCTGTCGATGAAAAAATATGATGTTATAATCGTTGGGGCAGGACCGGCAGGAATTTTTGCCGCCCTGGAGATTACCCAGACTAAACCCGATGCCAAGGTATTAATTTTAGAAAAAGGTCCTGATGTTAACAAAAGGATCTGTCCATCCAAAGAAAAGGGTATACCGTGTATCAACTGTAAGCCCTGTGCCATTGTTACCGGCTGGGGAGGAGCGGGAGCTGTTTCCGACGGTAAGCTTACCCTGTCCACCGAAGTGGGTGGGCATCTAGGTGAATATATTGGAGAAAAGGAATTAAACGGGCTCATAAAATACGTTGACGATATATATCTTAAGTTTGGCGCCCCGGACGTGGTTTATGGGATGGACCGGGAGGAAGAAATCCGGGAAATTCAAAAAAGGGCTGTTTTAGCCGATTTGCGGCTGGTGCCGGCGCCTATTAGGCACCTAGGTACCGGTAGAGCATTAGAGATTGTGGCAGCAATGAAAGAGGAACTACTGAGCCGGGGTGTGGATATTGCCACTCATACGCAAGTGGCAGAAATATTAGTTAATCACGGAAAAGTAAAAGGAGTAGAGACCACTTCTGGCGAATATTATGAAAGTACGGCAGTGGTAGTAGCTCCAGGCCGGGAAGGGTCCGAGTGGCTTTTAAAAGAATCTCTGAAGCTTGGTCTTAAAACTGCTGTTAACCCGGTAGATATTGGGGTGCGGGTGGAGCTTCCGGCGGTAGTGTTTGAGCCAATTACGAATGTAGTTTACGAATCAAAGTTCATCTACTACTCCAAAACATTTGAAGACAAAGTCAGAACTTTTTGTATGAATCCCTACGGAGAGGTAGTGCAGGAGAATAACGATGGGATTATTACCGTAAATGGCCATTCCCATGCCCATAAGAAAACCGAGAACACCAACTTTGCCCTGTTAGTAAGTAAAACCTTTACTCATCCCTTCAAAGAGCCTATTGCCTACGGCAAATACATTGCTCGCCTCGCCAACTTATTAGGAGGTGGGGTACTGGTACAACGGCTTGGGGATTTAATTGATGGTCGCCGGACTACCGAGGAGCGGTTAAAAAAAGGTCTGGTACGACCAACTTTGGAAGATGCAACGCCTGGAGACTTAAGCTTAGTTTTTCCCTACCGCCATTTAATGGCGTTGGTAGAGATGTTACAAGCTTTAGACAAAATTGCCCCGGGGGTATTTAACCGCAATACCTTATTGTACGGGGTGGAAGTAAAGTTTTATTCTTCGCGCTTAGAGTTAAGTCCAGTTTTGGAAACCAAAATCCAAAACCTTTTTGCCGCTGGCGATGGTGCTGGAGTTACCCGGGGGCTGGTGCAAGCATCCGCTTCGGGGGTAGTTATTGGCCGAGAGCTGGCAAAACGCCTTTAAGGGGGAATTTAATTGAAAACTGTGGTTTTAATTGGAACCCAATGGGGGGACGAAGGCAAAGGAAAAATCACCGATTTTTTGGCGGAGAAAGCTGACCTGGTAGTACGCTACCAGGGGGGGAATAATGCTGGACATACCGTTGTGGTGGGGGAAAATTCTTTTAAGCTCCACTTAATTCCTTCGGGTATTTTATACCCGGATAAAATTTGCGTAATTGGCAACGGTGTGGTGATTGACCCCAAAGTTTTAAAAGAAGAACTTTTATATTTAAAAGAACGCGGAATAAATACCGATAATCTAAAGATTAGCTTAAGAGCACACATCATTATGCCCTACCACAAAAAGCTTGATGAATTAGAAGAAGAAGATAAAGGAGATAACAAAATCGGTACTACCAAGCGGGGAATTGGCCCGGCTTACCGGGATAAAGCATCCCGTACCGGTATTCGGGTCTCGGACCTTTTAGATAAAGAACTTTTTGCCGAAAAATTAGCTTTAAATCTTAAAGAAAAAAATAATCTTTTGAAAAAGATTTATGGGGTAGAAGGCTTTAGTTTTGATGAGTTATACCAGGAGTATTTAGAATATGCCGAAATCATAAGGCCGTATGCTACCGATACCTCCAGGCTTATAAATGATTCCATTGAGGATGGGAAAAAAATCCTTTTTGAAGGAGCCCAGGGGACGTTACTGGATCTTGACCATGGCACCTACCCCTATGTTACTTCCAGCCACCCGGTAGCCGGGGCGGCATGTATTGGAGCCGGTATTGGTCCGACCAAGATTCACAAAGTAATTGGAGTGGTAAAGGCTTATACCACGCGGGTAGGTAGTGGCCCCTTTCCTACAGAGCTTTTAGATGAGACTGGCGAGTTTTTACGAAAACAGGGGTACGAATTTGGCACTACCACCGGTCGGCCTCGCCGCTGTGGTTGGTTTGACGGGGTAATTGCCCGCTATGCGGCTCGGGTAAATGGTTTATCCGGCCTTGCGGTTACCAAGCTTGATGTTTTATCCGGTCTTGAAACCGTAAAAATAGCGGTAGGCTATCGGTTTAACGGGGAAATCATCCGGGAATTTCCCGCAAGTTTAAAAGAACTTTCCCAGTGCGAACCAGTTTATGAGGAACTTCCCGGGTGGAAAGAAGATATTAGCGGAGCTAAAAAACTTACTGACCTTCCGGAAAACGCCAGGAATTACTTAAAGAAAATTGAAGAAGTTACCGGCGTTCCTGTTGCTATTATTTCTGTAGGAACCCGCCGGGATCAAACTATTATTTTAGACCAGGTTTTTTAGAAATGGACAAAATATTTATAAACGGCAAAGTTCTTCCCCGGGAAAAGGCGGCAATATCCCCTTTTGACCGGGGTTTTTCCTATGGTGACGGAGTCTTTGAAACCATTGGCGTTTTTTCCGGAGTGCCTTTTTTGTTGGAAAAGCATTTACAAAGGATGTTTTTGGGGCTTAAGCTTTTAGAAATTAAATTCCCCTTGAGCCGCGAGCAATTTATCAGCACCGTTTTCAAGTTTTTAAGAGAAATGAAAGTAGCCGATGGAGTTTTAAAGATTATCGTAAGCCGGGGCGAGAGCGAGCGGGGACTTTTGCCAGCCAGGGATTTAGAACCGACGGTATTAATGAGTTTGTCGCCCCTACCGGCAAGGGATTTTAAACCCATTAAAACAGCGTTTCTTTCTGTACCGGTATTACCGCCTAAACTGGTAATAGGGCAGATTAAAACTTTAAACCAGCTTCCCCAGGTGTTAGCGGCTAAAGAATGTCAGAAAAAAGGGATTGTCGAAGGTATCAGGCTTACTATAGAAGGCTATTTAGCCGAAGGTAGTATGGCTAATCTTTTCTGGGTCAAAAACGGGGTACTGAAAACTCCTGAAAAAAACCTGGTTTTACCTGGAATTGCCCGGGAGCTTATTTTACAACTGGCTCGAATCGCCGATATTCCGGTGTCTGAAGGGAAATATCCGGTAGAAGAAATATATGGGGCAACGGAAATATTTTTTACCAATTCGGTACGGGGGATTATACCCGTAGGTCAACTCGACCAGCGAGAATTACATGACTATTCGGTAACCAAACGCTTATGGGCTTTATACGAAGCTTATTTGGAAAAATACATAGCTGAAAATAGGGGAGAAGGATAATGTTAACCGTAGAGATTCCAGGAAGATTTACTTTGAATCTGGCTTATCTGGTGCTGGATTATAATGGTACAATTGCTGTGGACGGAAAACTGTTGCCCGGGGTAGGAGAGCTTTTAGTTGAGCTAAATAAATTTTTAAAAATTTACGTTTTAACCCGTGATACCTTTGGAAAAGTAAGGGAAGAACTGGCTTTATTTCCTTTTGTGGAATTAATAATAGTGGGGGAGCCAGGGGCCCAAGAAAAACGTAAGTTTTTAGAAAAGCTCGGAGCGGAGAAGACGGTAGCCATTGGAAATGGTTATAATGACCGGCTAATGTTAAAAGAAGCAGCTTTAGGGATTTTAGTTATTGAAGAAGAAGGGGCAAGTATTGAGGCCTTACTTAGTGCCGATATCATAGTTAAATCGCCGATAGATGCTTTAAAGCTATTAACCAATAAAGGCCGAATGGTGGCGACTCTTCGTTGTTAATTATTAACAGGATAAATTCTCAATAAAAATTGTTGACACTAGGGGTGATTTATTGTAATATTATTTGTGCACGGATGAGCCATTAGCTCAGTTGGTAGAGCACCTGACTTTTAATCAGGGTGTCGGAGGTTCGAGTCCTCCATGGCTCACCATTTTATTTATGGCCCCATGGTCAAGTGGTTAAGACACCGCCCTTTCAAGGCGGTAACCCGGGTTCGAATCCCGGTGGGGTCACCATTTGGCGGGAGTAGCTCAGTGGTAGAGCATCGGCTTCCCAAGCCGAGGGTCGCGGGTTCGAATCCCGTTTCCCGCTCCAGAAATTAAAAGGGTTCCGGGACTTTTAGTTGGTGCCGGAACCCTTTTTTGGTGCCATTTTGGTGTCATTTTTTAACGCCGTATCTATTTTGGCGGTAGCAGTTTTTTTTAACCTCAAGGGTAACCTGCGAGTAATTTTTGCTTTATGGTTTAATACGCTTGAGATTGAATATATCGGCATCGTGATGAGCAAGTTTAAACAGGACATAATCTAACTTTTCTGTGTGTTCTTTAAGCGTTTGTTTAACTTCTTTCATATCGCTTTTAAGTTCGTCTACATCTTTTCTAAGTCCTTCTACATCTTTTCTAAGTCCTTCTACATCTTTTCTAAGTCCTTCTACATCTTTTCTAAGTCCTTCTACATCTTTTCCAAGCCCTTCTACATCTTTTCTAAGCCCTTCTACTGCGGCGTTGGTATTGCCGACTATGCGGATTAATTCAGTTAGCATGTCCGTAATTTGATCTAAGCGGGCTTCGGTTTTGGTAATATCCATGTAATCATCACCTACCTGTAGTTATTTTCTTCTTCCAATAGCCTTAAGCAAGTTTTTTTGTGGTTAGTCCTTTGATTTGTCTGAGTTCTATTATTCTTTCAGCAAATGTATCTGAGTATTGGCTTTAAAATTAGCTTCAATAAAATCTTATCATAAAATAGTACTGGTTTAAAATAGAAATATTGTAGAAAAATAAAAATTTGACGCTGCAAAAACTTTTAAGCTATAATAATCAAGGAAAGTTTGCCAAAGGAGGTTTTTTAGATGAAGCATATTAAGTCTTTAAAAGGAAGTCTTAGCCATTTTGAGGGTAAAGGTTGCGGCAATTGCCAGGCATCTTGCCAATCGGCCTGCAAAACTTCCTGCACTGTAGGAAATCAGGTTTGTCAGAACTAACCTAAGATTAACCTAATCCAATGGGTTAGGTTAATTTTTTTATTTAAGTCTATTTGTAAGACCGTCTCCGACCGCAGACGAAATAGGTGGATAAAGGAAGGGTTAATATGCACATTTATCGTTATAAAGGAACCAATATTGCCATAGATGAATTTTCCGGTGGCATTCATGTCTTAGATGAAATTACTTACGAAATTCTCAAAGATTATGATGGGTACCAGGGAAAAGCTCCTTTACAAGATCTTACTTTAGAAAAGGTTTTACCAAAGTTAGAGGGGCGTTATTCTCCAGGGGAAATAAAGGAAGCATTAGAGGAAATAAAATCTTTAATTGCCGAAGGCCAGCTTTTTTCCGAGGATAAGTTTCAACAACACTATAAGCCTCCGAAAACTGAAATAAAAGCTATGTGCCTGAATATCGCTCATGACTGCAACATGCGCTGTCGCTACTGCTTTGCGGGAACAGGAAGTTATGGCCATGAACGGGGGCTTATGTCCCTTTCTACCGCCCAAAAGGCCATTGATTTTTTAATAGAAAATAGTGGGCAGCGAAAAAACCTTGAGGTGGACTTTTTTGGGGGCGAACCTCTTTTAAACTGGGAAGTGGTTAAGGCGACTGTTATATACGGTACAGAAAAAGCCCAGGCTTTTGGTAAAAATATAAGCTTTACCCTTACCACCAATGCCATCCTCCTTACCGATGAAGTTCGGGAGTTTTTAGCCGAGCACAATATGGGGGTTGTGTTAAGCTTAGATGGCCGGGAAGAGGTCCACGACCGAATGCGTCCACTACCCGGTGGCAAAGCGTCTTATAAAACAGTACTTACAAATATCAAAAAATTCCTGGAGAAATGGGGGGAGCGTTCCTATTATATCCGTGGAACTTTTACCGCCCAAAATCCGGACTTTGCCGAAGACTTTAAGGCTTTGGCCCAGGAAGGATTTAAATCCATTTCCTTAGAGCCAGTGGTACTGCCGGAATCTTCCCCCCTTGCTTTAAAAGAGCAGCTTTTACCTGTCTTAAAAGCTCAATACGACGAATTGGGAGAATATTTATATAAGCTCTGGCAGGAGGGAAAAAATGTGGAATTTTTCCACTTTAATTTAAATCCCTATGAAGGGCCATGTCTTCATAAAAGGCTTTCCGGCTGTGGAGCAGGTTTTGAGTATGTGGCGGTATCTCCAGAAGGAAATATTTATCCCTGTCACCAGTTTGTTGGCAAAGAAAAGTATCGAATGGGGAATGTAAATGAAGGGATTATCCATAAAGATATTCCAGAGACCTTTAAAAACGCCCATATTTATAATAAAAACGATTGTACCTCCTGCTGGGCCCGGTATTACTGCAGCGGTGGCTGCCATGCTAATAATCTTAATATGACCGGAAATATTTTAAAGCCCTATAAAACCTCTTGCGAAATGATGAAAAAGCGGGTAGAAATTGCTCTCTATCTAGCCCTAAAGAAAGAAGGTCTTATTTAAAGCTCCCTTTTGGTTGGGGGCTTTAACCTTTTTTAAGGTAAAAACATACTTTAGTAGTAAGTAAAATAATTTTTTACCCAAAAGGAGGGATTTACCTTGAGTTTACCTACACCTGTTCCTATTGGCGTTGGTGCTGGACTTTCCCTGGATGTAGAGTATATTAAGCCCCGCGAACAGCTATTAGGTGGTCGGAGAATTTTGGTTTATCCGGTAAAATTTATTTGCGGCTTCATTCCAAACCCTTCAGGACCTCCAGAGGCAACATTGCCACCGGGCGAAGAGCCGCCATTAAAGCCTGCTAATTATGCCACGGCGATCAATGTAATAAACCTTACCGATCATACAATTTCCTTTAATAAAAAGGCGGTAATAGCGCTGCCGGAAGGAGAACACAATAATCCTATAATCGGAGATAAAATTACTGAAACTTTACTTCCCAATGCAGCATTGGAAATAGACTGTAACGATATTGTTAATAATCTCTTATATGGAAAAAACCTTCCACCGGTAACGCTTTTAAAGGGG encodes:
- the scfA gene encoding six-cysteine ranthipeptide SCIFF — encoded protein: MKHIKSLKGSLSHFEGKGCGNCQASCQSACKTSCTVGNQVCQN
- a CDS encoding HAD family hydrolase translates to MLTVEIPGRFTLNLAYLVLDYNGTIAVDGKLLPGVGELLVELNKFLKIYVLTRDTFGKVREELALFPFVELIIVGEPGAQEKRKFLEKLGAEKTVAIGNGYNDRLMLKEAALGILVIEEEGASIEALLSADIIVKSPIDALKLLTNKGRMVATLRC
- a CDS encoding aminotransferase class IV, with product MDKIFINGKVLPREKAAISPFDRGFSYGDGVFETIGVFSGVPFLLEKHLQRMFLGLKLLEIKFPLSREQFISTVFKFLREMKVADGVLKIIVSRGESERGLLPARDLEPTVLMSLSPLPARDFKPIKTAFLSVPVLPPKLVIGQIKTLNQLPQVLAAKECQKKGIVEGIRLTIEGYLAEGSMANLFWVKNGVLKTPEKNLVLPGIARELILQLARIADIPVSEGKYPVEEIYGATEIFFTNSVRGIIPVGQLDQRELHDYSVTKRLWALYEAYLEKYIAENRGEG
- a CDS encoding coiled-coil domain-containing protein; this encodes MDITKTEARLDQITDMLTELIRIVGNTNAAVEGLRKDVEGLGKDVEGLRKDVEGLRKDVEGLRKDVEGLRKDVDELKSDMKEVKQTLKEHTEKLDYVLFKLAHHDADIFNLKRIKP
- the scfB gene encoding thioether cross-link-forming SCIFF peptide maturase, which produces MHIYRYKGTNIAIDEFSGGIHVLDEITYEILKDYDGYQGKAPLQDLTLEKVLPKLEGRYSPGEIKEALEEIKSLIAEGQLFSEDKFQQHYKPPKTEIKAMCLNIAHDCNMRCRYCFAGTGSYGHERGLMSLSTAQKAIDFLIENSGQRKNLEVDFFGGEPLLNWEVVKATVIYGTEKAQAFGKNISFTLTTNAILLTDEVREFLAEHNMGVVLSLDGREEVHDRMRPLPGGKASYKTVLTNIKKFLEKWGERSYYIRGTFTAQNPDFAEDFKALAQEGFKSISLEPVVLPESSPLALKEQLLPVLKAQYDELGEYLYKLWQEGKNVEFFHFNLNPYEGPCLHKRLSGCGAGFEYVAVSPEGNIYPCHQFVGKEKYRMGNVNEGIIHKDIPETFKNAHIYNKNDCTSCWARYYCSGGCHANNLNMTGNILKPYKTSCEMMKKRVEIALYLALKKEGLI